The Ammospiza nelsoni isolate bAmmNel1 chromosome 27, bAmmNel1.pri, whole genome shotgun sequence genome contains a region encoding:
- the KLHL26 gene encoding kelch-like protein 26, with product MAESGGAEFGAERPSSMADKNSTLKCTFSAPGHSTTLLQGLASLRAQAQLLDVILTINNEVFQVHKVVLAACSDYFRAMFTGGMREASQDVIELKGVSAKGLKHIIDFAYSAEVTLDLDCIQDVLGAAVFLQMVPVVELCEEFLKSAMSVETCLNIGQMATTFSLASLKESVDAFTFRHFLQISEEEDFLHLPLERLVFFLQSNKLKSCSEIELFRAAVRWLQFDPARRASASRVLCHIRFPLMKSSELVDSVQTLDIMVEDVLCRQYLLEAFNYQILPFRQHEMQSPRTAIRSDVLSLVTFGGTPYTDNDRTVSPKVFCLPNAAGRQFRELTAMEVGSSHSCVAVLDNFVYLVGGQQLQYRSGEGAVDVSYRYDPHLNQWLRIQAMQESRIQFQLNVLRGMVYATGGRNRSGSLASVEKYCPKDNEWTYVCSLKRRTWGHAGATAGDRLYISGGYGISVEDKKALHCYDPAADQWEFKTPMNEPRVLHAMVSANSRIYALGGRMDHVDRCFDVLAVEYYVPETDQWTTVSPMRAGQSEAGCCLLEKKIYIVGGYNWHLNNVTSIVQVYNTETDEWERDLHFPESFAGIACAPVILPQVTSQR from the exons CATGGCTGACAAGAACAGCACCCTGAAATGCACGTTCTCTGCTCCTGGCCACAGCACCACGCTGCTGCAGGGACTGGCCTCGCTCCGagcccaggctcagctgctTGATGTCATCCTCACTATAAATAATGAAGTGTTTCAGGTTCATAAAGTTGTCTTGGCTGCCTGCAGTGACTATTTCAG GGCCATGTTCACGGGCGGCATGAGAGAAGCCAGCCAGGACGTGATCGAGCTCAAGGGCGTGTCTGCCAAGGGCCTGAAGCACATCATCGACTTCGCCTACAGCGCCGAGGTCACGCTGGACCTCGACTGCATCCAGGACGTGCTGGGAGCCGCCGTCTTCCTGCAGATGGTGCCGGTGGTGGAGCTGTGCGAGGAGTTCCTCAAGTCGGCCATGAGCGTGGAGACGTGCCTCAACATCGGCCAGATGGCCACCACCTTCAGCCTGGCGTCCCTCAAGGAATCCGTGGACGCCTTCACCTTCAGGCACTTCCTGCAGATCTCGGAGGAGGAGGATTTCCTGCACCTGCCCCTGGAGCGCCTGGTGTTCTTCCTGCAGAGCAACAAGCTCAAGAGCTGCAGCGAGATCGAGCTGTTCCGCGCCGCCGTGCGCTGGCTGCAGTTCGACCCCGCGCGCCGCGCCAGCGCCAGCCGCGTGCTCTGCCACATCCGCTTCCCGCTCATGAAGTCCTCGGAGCTGGTGGACAGCGTGCAGACCCTGGACATCATGGTGGAGGACGTGCTGTGCCGCCAGTACCTGCTGGAAGCCTTCAACTACCAGATCCTGCCCTTCCGGCAGCACGAGATGCAGTCCCCGCGCACGGCCATCCGCTCGGACGTGCTGTCCCTCGTCACCTTCGGCGGCACGCCCTACACCGACAACGACCGCACCGTCAGCCCCAAGGTGTTCTGCCTGCCCAACGCGGCCGGGCGCCAGTTCCGCGAGCTCACCGCCATGGAGGTGGGCAGCAGCCACTCGTGCGTGGCCGTGCTCGACAACTTCGTGTACCTGGtgggagggcagcagctgcagtacCGCAGCGGGGAGGGCGCCGTCGACGTCTCCTACCGCTACGACCCCCACCTGAACCAGTGGCTGCGCATCCAGGCCATGCAGGAGAGCAGGATCCAGTTCCAGCTCAACGTCCTGCGCGGCATGGTGTACGCCACGGGCGGCCGCAACCGCTCGGGCAGCCTGGCCTCGGTGGAGAAGTACTGCCCCAAGGACAACGAGTGGACCTACGTGTGCTCCCTGAAGCGCAGGACGTGGGGCCACGCCGGCGCCACCGCGGGGGACAGGCTCTACATCTCGGGGGGCTACGGCATCTCCGTGGAGGACAAGAAGGCGCTGCACTGCTACGACCCCGCCGCCGACCAGTGGGAGTTCAAGACGCCCATGAACGAGCCGCGGGTGCTGCACGCCATGGTCAGCGCCAACAGCAGGATCTACGCCCTGGGGGGACGCATGGACCACGTGGATCGCTGCTTCGACGTCCTGGCCGTGGAGTACTACGTCCCCGAGACGGACCAGTGGACCACGGTGAGCCCCATGCGCGCGGGGCAGTCGGAGGccggctgctgcctcctggAGAAAAAGATTTACATCGTGGGGGGCTACAACTGGCACCTCAACAACGTCACCAGCATCGTGCAGGTCTACAACACGGAGACGGACGAGTGGGAGAGGGACTTGCACTTCCCAGAGTCGTTTGCTGGCATCGCCTGCGCCCCCGTCATCCTCCCGCAGGTGACGAGCCAGAGGTGA